One Tunturibacter gelidoferens genomic region harbors:
- the fusA gene encoding elongation factor G, which produces MKVYLGNDIRNVAVVGHAHSGKTTLICAMLHAAKMTATRGRIEDGSAVTAYDEEEVARRTTMSNAVAFAEWSGIKINLIDTPGFHMFVHETRAAMLPVEVALVVVNAQCGAEAVSDRVWKYAAEVTLPRVIAINQVDHPKADSRMGRQKMIEQLQEKWGRQVVPVQLPIVDQHGFHGVVDLVTMKAYLYKPDGDGRGEVGVIPEVLKADAKAAHEALVELVAEGKDELMEEFFREGTIPEEHLIVALHEAIREDRIFPVLYVSGLRNVGTDHLLDFLKVYAPAPTEREPVATRGILHSASNGVNGSGAGGDQDEIVMRKVDDKEPLALYVYKTMTDPFAGRISFFKVVSGMMTTDKTVQNFTRHEPERLAHLSIMQGRKAVEVSELHAGDIGAVAKLRVTLTGDTLGDKAHEVYLEPVPMPEPAMTYAIEPKSRADEDKLGPALHKVMEEDPMVKFFRDPQTNEFLVAGAGQQHIEAVVSKLKRRYHTDVTLKAPKIPYRETVLGRAEAQGRYKKQTGGHGQYGDCKVRMEAMPRGSGVVFGNEIFGGAIPRQYVPAVEKGVRESAARGFLAGYPVVDLKVTVFDGSYHDVDSSEMSFKMAARLAFRKCMEQARPVLLEPVMRVEIEAPDDFAGALLGDLNGRRGRVQGMESGGAGTTVRAEVPMAEMLSYGTTLTSITQGRGSFRMEMDHYEVVPALLAQKILANAKQPVHDEAEE; this is translated from the coding sequence ATGAAGGTCTATCTGGGAAACGACATTCGCAATGTGGCTGTGGTGGGCCATGCACACAGTGGGAAGACGACGTTGATCTGCGCGATGTTGCATGCGGCGAAGATGACGGCGACACGCGGACGGATTGAGGACGGATCGGCGGTGACGGCGTATGACGAGGAAGAGGTGGCGCGGCGGACGACGATGTCGAACGCGGTTGCGTTTGCGGAGTGGAGCGGGATTAAGATCAACCTGATCGATACGCCGGGATTTCATATGTTTGTGCATGAGACGCGTGCGGCGATGCTGCCGGTGGAGGTTGCGCTGGTGGTGGTGAACGCGCAGTGCGGGGCGGAGGCGGTCTCTGATCGTGTGTGGAAGTACGCAGCCGAAGTGACGCTGCCGCGCGTGATCGCGATCAACCAGGTGGATCATCCGAAGGCTGATAGCAGGATGGGCCGGCAAAAAATGATTGAGCAGTTGCAGGAGAAGTGGGGGCGGCAGGTGGTGCCGGTGCAACTGCCGATTGTGGATCAGCATGGGTTCCATGGGGTGGTGGACCTGGTGACGATGAAGGCTTATCTGTACAAGCCGGATGGAGATGGGCGCGGTGAGGTTGGGGTGATTCCGGAGGTGTTGAAGGCCGATGCCAAGGCGGCGCATGAGGCGCTGGTGGAGCTTGTCGCTGAGGGGAAGGACGAGTTGATGGAGGAGTTCTTTCGCGAGGGCACAATTCCGGAGGAGCATCTGATCGTCGCGCTGCACGAGGCGATTCGCGAGGATAGGATCTTTCCTGTGCTGTATGTGAGCGGTTTGCGGAATGTTGGGACAGATCATCTGTTGGATTTTTTGAAGGTGTATGCGCCAGCGCCCACGGAGAGGGAGCCGGTGGCTACGCGGGGGATCTTGCATTCGGCCTCGAACGGCGTGAACGGGAGCGGTGCGGGGGGCGATCAGGACGAGATTGTGATGCGCAAGGTGGATGATAAGGAGCCGCTGGCGCTTTATGTGTACAAGACGATGACCGATCCGTTTGCGGGGAGGATCTCGTTCTTCAAGGTTGTCAGTGGAATGATGACGACCGATAAGACGGTGCAGAACTTTACCCGGCATGAGCCGGAGAGGCTGGCGCATCTGTCGATCATGCAGGGGCGGAAGGCGGTTGAGGTTTCGGAGCTGCATGCGGGAGATATTGGGGCGGTGGCGAAGCTGCGGGTGACTTTGACGGGAGACACGTTGGGCGATAAGGCTCATGAGGTCTATCTGGAGCCGGTGCCGATGCCGGAACCGGCGATGACCTATGCAATTGAACCGAAGTCGCGGGCGGACGAGGATAAGCTTGGGCCGGCTCTGCATAAGGTGATGGAAGAAGATCCGATGGTGAAGTTCTTCCGTGATCCGCAGACGAATGAGTTTCTGGTGGCCGGGGCGGGACAGCAGCATATTGAGGCGGTGGTTTCGAAGCTGAAGCGGCGATACCACACGGATGTCACGCTGAAGGCGCCGAAGATACCTTATCGGGAGACTGTGCTCGGCCGCGCGGAGGCGCAGGGACGGTACAAGAAGCAGACTGGCGGGCATGGACAATATGGGGACTGCAAGGTTCGCATGGAGGCGATGCCGCGGGGAAGCGGAGTGGTGTTTGGGAATGAGATATTTGGCGGGGCGATTCCGCGGCAGTATGTTCCGGCGGTAGAGAAGGGTGTTCGAGAGTCGGCGGCGCGTGGGTTTCTGGCGGGGTATCCGGTGGTGGATTTGAAGGTGACGGTATTCGACGGCAGCTACCACGATGTGGACTCGAGCGAGATGTCGTTCAAGATGGCGGCGCGCCTGGCGTTTCGTAAGTGCATGGAGCAGGCGAGGCCGGTGTTGCTGGAGCCGGTGATGCGGGTGGAGATCGAGGCTCCGGACGACTTTGCCGGGGCGTTGCTTGGCGATCTGAATGGGCGACGGGGGCGAGTGCAGGGGATGGAGAGCGGCGGCGCGGGAACGACGGTGCGGGCTGAAGTTCCGATGGCGGAGATGCTGAGCTATGGGACGACGCTGACCTCGATTACGCAGGGGCGGGGGAGTTTTCGGATGGAGATGGATCACTACGAGGTGGTGCCGGCGTTGCTGGCGCAGAAGATTCTGGCGAACGCGAAGCAGCCGGTCCACGACGAGGCAGAGGAGTAG
- a CDS encoding LacI family DNA-binding transcriptional regulator — protein MAAISRVLSGAPAARSIPKATQDRILKAAEELNYRPNLFARSLRNRRSQTVGVLVPEVSEGYATLVLSGIEHELMQADYFYFLISHHHREEMIQRSERLFRDRAVEGVIAVDTLLRDRWAIPTVTVSGHHEPKGVTNIVLNHRLAAELAIDHLSGLGHKRLAFIKGQKFSSDTESRWRGIRHAMERRGLTILPQLVTQLEGDQPTHEPGYLATQKLMACGETFTALFAFNDVSAIGAIKALREAGLRVPQDVSVVGFDDVQSAAFQNPALTTVRQPLRTMGMLAAQTVLLQIGTAAGGNHAQEIVVDPELVVRESTCPPGTGKR, from the coding sequence ATGGCTGCAATTTCTCGGGTTCTAAGTGGAGCGCCAGCTGCTCGTTCGATACCGAAGGCGACGCAGGATCGGATCTTGAAGGCGGCCGAGGAGCTGAACTACCGGCCGAATCTGTTTGCCCGTTCGCTGCGCAACCGGCGTAGTCAGACAGTTGGAGTACTTGTGCCTGAGGTAAGCGAAGGCTACGCGACCTTGGTGCTAAGTGGGATCGAGCATGAGCTGATGCAGGCGGACTATTTTTACTTTTTGATCAGCCATCATCATCGCGAAGAGATGATTCAGAGGAGCGAACGGCTGTTTCGCGATCGGGCCGTGGAGGGCGTGATCGCGGTGGACACACTGCTGCGGGATCGATGGGCGATTCCGACGGTGACGGTTTCGGGCCATCATGAACCGAAGGGTGTGACCAACATTGTCCTGAACCACCGGCTGGCGGCGGAGCTTGCCATCGATCACCTGAGTGGGCTGGGGCATAAACGGCTGGCATTTATCAAAGGGCAGAAGTTCAGCTCCGATACGGAGTCGCGGTGGCGGGGAATTCGGCACGCGATGGAGAGGAGAGGGTTGACGATTCTTCCGCAGCTGGTGACGCAGCTTGAGGGAGATCAGCCGACGCACGAGCCGGGCTATCTGGCGACGCAGAAGCTGATGGCGTGTGGCGAGACGTTTACCGCGTTGTTTGCGTTCAATGACGTGTCGGCGATTGGTGCGATCAAGGCGCTGCGGGAGGCTGGGCTGCGCGTGCCGCAGGATGTTTCGGTCGTGGGGTTTGACGATGTGCAATCGGCAGCGTTTCAGAATCCCGCGCTGACGACGGTGCGGCAGCCGCTACGGACGATGGGAATGCTGGCGGCGCAGACGGTGTTGCTGCAGATCGGGACGGCAGCTGGCGGGAACCACGCGCAGGAGATCGTCGTCGATCCCGAACTGGTGGTGCGGGAGTCGACGTGCCCTCCTGGGACGGGGAAGAGATAG
- a CDS encoding glucoamylase family protein, whose protein sequence is MSFSTSTPPKITRRSATKLLGGAILSGFASFPLEAQEATSPQPSYTRLLSDEDIAFLEEMERAGCLYFTEQADPATGQVLDRATNKTATGEFDQHFAASIAATGFGLTSLCISDRRGYLDTNRIKKQVITTLDFHLNKMPNEHGFFYHFSDVKTGKPLINVEVSSIDTAIFLCGVLTVRAYFADPQITSLATQLYNRVDWPWMLNGGKTFSMGWRPETGFISTRWDHYSELMMLYLLAIGSPTNPIPPDSWSAFTRPPMTFGPYSYISGRDPLFIHQFSHAWFDFAGKRDAYANYFSNSITATRAHKSFCLGLKRGYTEDYWGVSASDWEHGYSAWGGPPLMGPVDGSVVPSAAAGSLPFLPHDCVHVLRALRDNFGKDAWGRYGFCDAFHPDLHWYDPDVLGIDLGISVLMAENLRSAFVWDTFMQNPEPIAAMKACGFHSARQTTNPSEPKPTPIPSPSQPVAPSTVRPPHLVSPKLVDQP, encoded by the coding sequence ATGAGTTTCAGCACCTCGACTCCGCCTAAAATCACGCGACGCAGCGCGACTAAACTCCTCGGCGGAGCCATTCTGTCTGGTTTTGCATCATTCCCTCTCGAGGCGCAAGAGGCAACCTCGCCCCAACCGTCATACACACGGCTGCTAAGCGACGAAGACATCGCCTTTCTCGAAGAGATGGAACGTGCGGGCTGCCTCTACTTCACCGAACAGGCCGACCCGGCCACCGGACAGGTCCTAGACCGCGCCACCAACAAGACCGCCACCGGCGAGTTCGACCAGCACTTCGCCGCCAGCATCGCCGCCACCGGCTTCGGGCTCACCTCACTCTGCATCTCCGACAGGCGCGGCTACCTCGACACCAATCGCATCAAAAAGCAAGTCATCACCACGCTCGACTTCCATCTCAACAAGATGCCGAACGAGCACGGCTTCTTCTACCACTTCAGCGACGTTAAAACCGGCAAGCCCCTCATCAACGTCGAAGTGTCCTCCATCGACACGGCTATCTTCCTCTGCGGCGTCCTCACCGTCCGCGCCTACTTCGCCGATCCCCAAATTACCTCCCTCGCCACTCAGCTCTACAACCGCGTTGACTGGCCCTGGATGCTCAACGGCGGCAAAACCTTCTCCATGGGCTGGCGCCCCGAGACCGGCTTCATCTCCACTCGGTGGGACCACTACAGCGAACTGATGATGCTCTATCTCCTCGCCATCGGTTCGCCCACCAATCCCATCCCCCCAGACTCCTGGAGCGCCTTCACCCGGCCTCCCATGACCTTCGGCCCCTACTCCTACATCAGCGGACGCGACCCTCTCTTCATCCACCAGTTCTCCCACGCCTGGTTCGACTTCGCCGGCAAGCGCGACGCCTACGCCAACTACTTCTCGAACTCCATCACCGCCACTCGAGCCCACAAGTCTTTCTGCCTCGGCCTCAAACGCGGCTACACCGAAGACTACTGGGGCGTCTCCGCCTCCGACTGGGAGCACGGCTACTCCGCCTGGGGAGGCCCTCCCCTCATGGGTCCAGTTGACGGGTCCGTCGTCCCCAGCGCCGCCGCCGGTTCGCTCCCCTTCCTACCCCACGACTGCGTCCACGTCCTTCGCGCCTTGCGTGACAACTTCGGCAAAGACGCCTGGGGACGCTACGGCTTCTGTGACGCCTTCCACCCCGATCTCCACTGGTACGACCCCGACGTCCTCGGAATCGACCTCGGAATCAGCGTCCTCATGGCAGAAAATCTTCGAAGCGCCTTCGTATGGGACACCTTCATGCAGAACCCCGAGCCCATCGCCGCGATGAAGGCCTGCGGCTTCCACAGCGCTCGTCAAACCACCAATCCCTCCGAGCCAAAACCCACACCAATCCCGAGCCCCAGTCAACCCGTAGCTCCAAGCACCGTCCGCCCTCCGCACCTCGTCTCCCCGAAGCTCGTAGACCAGCCCTAG
- the ligA gene encoding NAD-dependent DNA ligase LigA yields the protein MASELTPDQAIQELRDQLRHHEYLYYVEDAPELTDAQYDALMNRLKRLEEKHPELVTADSPSQRVGGKPKEGFTKMPHSRPMLSLDNAYNEEELRAWDQRVRDALPSTEAVRYVCELKLDGLSLALQYGAGSGKGEAHGAKDGSAHLVRGLTRGDGSIGEDVTSNVRTIRSVPLSISAAKLKAAGLPQSFEVRGEVVLPQASFLKLNEEREAAGQAPAANPRNAAAGTIRTLEPNIVAQRRLDFYAYFLLRDGEFLLPQQSTALDALKTSGFRVNKYVRALKSIDEVVKFIADAEPLRDSLGYEIDGVVIKVDATAQQRRLGFTGKAPRWAIAYKFAARAGITKLEDVLFQVGRTGKVTPVAALAPVLIGGTTVSRATLHNADEIARLGVRIGDFVQVERGGDVIPKIVEVVEDKAHPRGTKEIVSPKNCPVCASELQRIEGEVDWRCVNNSCPARVREELLHWSARGVMNIEGLGDAMVAQLLGQSAELGGESQVVTEEGAPVVVRRPLIHTIGDLYRLKREDLLGLERVGEKTADALLEEIKRSKKAGLARVLLGLGVRFVGERTAQLLAEHFGSMDELMTAATQDSEKASEALEAVNEVGPKVAQAIVEFFAVEKNKELVKDLAALGLEMTAEKRVTTSTLEGLTFVLTGTLPNLTRESAKEKIESAGGRVSGSVSKKTSYVVAGEEAGSKLDKANSLGVKVLDEAGLLELLG from the coding sequence ATGGCTTCAGAGCTTACACCCGATCAGGCGATACAGGAGCTGCGCGATCAGCTTCGCCACCATGAATATTTGTATTACGTTGAAGACGCGCCGGAGCTGACGGATGCGCAGTATGACGCGCTGATGAACCGGCTGAAGCGGCTCGAGGAGAAGCATCCGGAGCTGGTGACGGCGGACTCGCCTTCGCAGCGTGTGGGTGGGAAACCGAAAGAGGGATTCACGAAGATGCCGCACTCGCGGCCGATGCTGTCGCTGGACAATGCGTACAACGAAGAGGAGCTGCGGGCGTGGGATCAGCGGGTGCGTGATGCTCTGCCGAGTACGGAGGCCGTGCGGTATGTATGCGAGCTGAAGCTGGATGGTTTGTCGCTGGCGCTTCAGTATGGGGCTGGATCTGGCAAAGGCGAGGCGCATGGCGCGAAAGATGGCTCGGCGCATCTGGTGCGGGGGCTGACGCGTGGGGATGGGTCGATTGGCGAGGATGTGACGAGCAATGTGAGGACGATTCGGTCTGTGCCGCTGAGTATCTCGGCTGCGAAGTTGAAAGCGGCGGGTTTGCCGCAGAGCTTTGAGGTTCGCGGTGAGGTGGTGTTGCCGCAGGCGTCATTTTTGAAGCTGAATGAAGAGAGGGAGGCGGCGGGACAGGCTCCGGCAGCGAATCCGCGGAATGCAGCGGCGGGGACGATTCGTACGCTGGAGCCGAATATTGTGGCGCAGAGGCGGCTGGATTTTTATGCCTACTTTTTGTTGCGGGATGGGGAGTTTTTGTTGCCGCAGCAGTCGACCGCGCTCGATGCCTTGAAGACTTCGGGTTTTCGCGTGAACAAGTATGTCAGGGCTTTGAAGAGCATCGACGAGGTGGTGAAGTTTATTGCGGATGCGGAGCCGCTGCGTGATTCGCTGGGGTATGAGATTGATGGTGTTGTGATCAAGGTGGATGCTACGGCGCAGCAGCGGAGGCTGGGGTTTACCGGGAAGGCTCCGCGGTGGGCGATTGCATACAAGTTTGCGGCGCGGGCTGGGATTACGAAGTTGGAGGATGTGTTGTTTCAGGTGGGGCGTACAGGGAAGGTGACTCCGGTGGCGGCGCTTGCGCCCGTGTTGATTGGGGGGACGACGGTGTCGCGGGCTACGTTGCATAATGCGGATGAGATTGCGCGGCTTGGCGTTCGCATTGGGGATTTTGTGCAGGTGGAGCGTGGTGGCGACGTGATTCCGAAGATTGTGGAGGTGGTGGAGGATAAGGCGCATCCGCGAGGGACGAAGGAGATTGTGTCTCCGAAGAACTGCCCGGTTTGTGCGAGCGAACTGCAACGGATTGAGGGCGAGGTGGATTGGCGGTGTGTGAACAACTCTTGTCCGGCACGAGTGCGTGAAGAGTTGCTGCACTGGTCGGCGCGTGGAGTGATGAACATTGAAGGGTTGGGCGACGCGATGGTGGCGCAGCTGCTTGGCCAGAGTGCGGAGCTGGGCGGCGAATCGCAAGTAGTGACGGAGGAGGGGGCGCCGGTCGTGGTGCGGAGGCCGCTGATTCATACGATTGGCGACTTGTACCGGCTGAAGCGCGAGGATTTGCTTGGGCTGGAGCGCGTGGGCGAGAAGACTGCGGATGCGCTGCTGGAAGAGATTAAGCGTTCGAAGAAAGCGGGGCTGGCGCGCGTGCTGTTGGGGCTGGGAGTCCGGTTTGTGGGTGAGCGGACGGCGCAACTGCTGGCGGAGCACTTCGGTTCGATGGATGAGCTGATGACGGCGGCGACCCAGGATTCGGAGAAGGCGAGCGAGGCGTTAGAGGCGGTGAATGAGGTGGGGCCGAAGGTGGCACAGGCGATCGTGGAGTTCTTCGCGGTGGAGAAGAACAAGGAGTTGGTGAAGGATCTTGCGGCGCTAGGGCTGGAGATGACGGCGGAGAAGCGGGTGACGACTTCGACGCTGGAGGGGTTGACGTTTGTGCTGACGGGGACGCTGCCGAATCTTACGCGGGAGTCGGCGAAGGAGAAGATCGAGTCTGCGGGAGGGCGGGTTTCGGGGAGTGTGAGCAAGAAGACGAGCTACGTGGTTGCGGGGGAGGAGGCGGGCTCGAAGCTGGATAAGGCGAATTCGCTGGGGGTGAAGGTGCTGGATGAGGCGGGGTTGCTGGAGTTGCTGGGGTAG
- a CDS encoding formate/nitrite transporter family protein, whose protein sequence is MPYRLRRYPPPPPANQDAQKNLERPSAQDIYEQVANNARQELGRSSVSLAISGLAGGIFMGLSALGNAIAIALLTTPGTVPSHTIFFVGKMFYPLGFIVVILGRSQLFTENTLYPVALVLAEKKHFWKTLRLWATVLPANVLGALTFAALAALTNAVNPSVVQALAGLGLEAIHNPAATIFWSGVMGGWIIATVAWLVSGSHSITGSVMIIWMLTFVVGLGNFAHCIATSGEILTAVLIGKAAWTSYLTWLLFAVAGNICGGVGMVTLLEYGQVIYGGDADAEAIAPHQKEESKTEESARA, encoded by the coding sequence ATGCCCTACCGCCTTCGCCGCTACCCACCGCCGCCTCCGGCCAACCAGGACGCGCAGAAAAATCTCGAGCGCCCCAGCGCCCAGGACATCTACGAGCAGGTCGCCAACAACGCCCGCCAGGAGCTCGGCCGATCCAGCGTCTCCCTCGCCATCTCCGGTCTCGCCGGCGGCATCTTCATGGGCCTCTCCGCTCTTGGCAACGCCATCGCCATCGCGCTCCTCACCACCCCCGGCACCGTCCCCTCCCACACCATCTTCTTCGTCGGCAAGATGTTCTACCCCCTCGGCTTCATCGTCGTCATCCTTGGCCGCTCCCAGCTCTTCACTGAAAACACCCTCTACCCCGTAGCCCTCGTCCTCGCCGAAAAGAAGCACTTCTGGAAGACCCTTCGCCTCTGGGCCACCGTCCTTCCCGCCAACGTCCTCGGCGCTCTCACCTTCGCCGCCCTCGCCGCCCTCACCAACGCCGTCAACCCAAGCGTAGTGCAAGCCCTCGCAGGCCTTGGCCTCGAAGCCATCCACAACCCCGCCGCCACCATCTTCTGGAGCGGCGTCATGGGCGGCTGGATCATCGCCACCGTCGCCTGGCTCGTCTCCGGATCACACTCCATCACCGGCTCCGTCATGATCATCTGGATGTTGACCTTCGTCGTCGGCCTCGGCAACTTCGCCCACTGCATCGCCACCAGCGGCGAAATCCTCACCGCCGTCCTCATCGGCAAAGCCGCATGGACCAGCTATCTCACCTGGCTCCTCTTTGCCGTAGCCGGCAACATCTGCGGCGGCGTTGGCATGGTCACCCTCCTCGAATACGGTCAGGTCATCTACGGTGGCGACGCCGACGCCGAAGCCATCGCCCCCCATCAGAAGGAAGAGTCAAAGACCGAAGAGTCTGCAAGAGCCTAA
- a CDS encoding zinc-dependent alcohol dehydrogenase family protein, translating into MPDTVKMVRFHKIGGPEVLQFDDLPLPEPGKGEVRLRVRAIGLNRAESMFFHDRYLETPVLPSTNGYEASGIVEAVGPGVDTSWIGKKASTTPAFSLNHYGVYGEVAIVPIHAVAEYPSNLSYEEGTSIWMQYITAYGALIFYGHLSKGDYVIITAASSSVGLAAIEIAKAEGAISIATTRTSVKKAELLAFGADHVIVTDEENLVARVNQITSNQGARLVFDPIGGKGLEALANATAVQGTIFEYGALAMEPTPYPLFTALNKRLIIQGYTLRDILADPIKSQNARKYVFDNLVAGNFKPRIDKTFPFAQIVEAHRYMESNAQIGKIVVTL; encoded by the coding sequence ATGCCCGACACAGTAAAGATGGTCCGCTTTCACAAAATCGGCGGCCCCGAAGTCCTCCAGTTCGACGACCTCCCCCTCCCCGAACCAGGCAAGGGCGAGGTTCGCCTCCGCGTCAGAGCCATCGGCCTCAACCGCGCCGAGAGCATGTTCTTCCACGACCGCTACCTGGAAACGCCCGTTCTCCCGTCCACAAACGGCTACGAAGCCTCCGGCATCGTCGAAGCTGTCGGTCCCGGCGTGGACACCAGTTGGATAGGCAAAAAGGCCAGTACCACCCCAGCCTTCTCTCTCAACCACTACGGCGTCTACGGAGAGGTCGCCATCGTCCCCATCCACGCAGTCGCCGAGTACCCCTCCAACCTCTCCTACGAAGAAGGCACCAGCATCTGGATGCAGTACATCACCGCCTACGGCGCCCTCATCTTCTACGGCCACCTCAGTAAGGGCGACTACGTCATCATCACCGCCGCCAGCAGCAGCGTCGGACTAGCCGCTATCGAGATCGCCAAAGCCGAAGGCGCCATCAGCATCGCCACCACGCGCACGTCAGTCAAAAAAGCCGAACTCCTCGCCTTCGGGGCCGATCACGTCATCGTCACCGACGAAGAGAACCTCGTAGCCCGCGTCAATCAAATCACTTCCAATCAAGGTGCACGTCTCGTCTTCGATCCCATCGGGGGCAAAGGTCTCGAAGCGCTCGCCAACGCCACCGCAGTCCAGGGCACCATCTTCGAATATGGCGCGCTGGCCATGGAGCCAACTCCCTACCCCCTCTTCACCGCACTGAACAAGCGCCTGATCATCCAGGGCTATACCCTGCGAGACATCCTCGCCGACCCAATCAAGTCACAAAATGCGAGAAAGTACGTCTTCGACAACCTCGTCGCCGGCAACTTCAAACCCCGCATCGACAAGACCTTCCCCTTCGCACAGATCGTCGAAGCCCACCGCTACATGGAGTCGAACGCGCAGATAGGAAAAATCGTAGTCACACTCTAG
- a CDS encoding substrate-binding domain-containing protein has product MRRPLFVLLAMFLPVLAGCTRHSKDEHYYLIATNINLPYWKAANAGFQKAAVQYGVSAEMRGTTTFDPQGEVAEFRTVVARKPAGILVSVASAELMAPEIRAALGAGIPVITMDSDAPGSGRLYFIGTNNLQAGRLGGQRVAAKLNGKGNVAFFSIPGQPNIDERLKGYKDALSHYPGIKIVDVFDMKGDSGLAMDQTRDYLSRTGANRVDAIVCLEAASGRDVAEAFRRAGVKDRLLVGMDTDQTVLQGVKDGTIDSTISQKPFTMALVGLKALDDIHHYPLKPLVQDYSLDSFAPVPTFIDTGVSLIDKNNVDRMLNIGEDKTP; this is encoded by the coding sequence ATGAGACGACCTCTTTTTGTGCTCTTGGCTATGTTCCTTCCAGTGCTTGCGGGATGCACCCGACACAGCAAAGACGAGCATTATTACCTGATTGCTACCAACATCAACCTGCCCTACTGGAAGGCGGCGAACGCCGGGTTTCAGAAGGCGGCGGTTCAGTATGGGGTTTCGGCCGAGATGCGCGGGACGACGACGTTCGATCCGCAGGGCGAGGTTGCGGAGTTTCGTACGGTGGTGGCGCGAAAGCCTGCGGGGATTTTGGTGTCGGTGGCGAGCGCGGAGTTGATGGCTCCGGAGATTAGAGCTGCTCTGGGGGCGGGGATTCCGGTGATCACGATGGACTCCGATGCTCCGGGGAGTGGCCGGCTGTACTTCATCGGGACGAACAACCTGCAGGCGGGGCGGCTGGGCGGACAACGGGTTGCGGCGAAGCTGAATGGCAAGGGGAACGTGGCTTTCTTTTCGATTCCGGGACAGCCAAACATTGATGAGCGGTTGAAGGGCTATAAAGATGCGCTCTCACACTATCCGGGGATCAAGATCGTCGACGTCTTCGATATGAAGGGAGACTCGGGTCTGGCGATGGATCAGACGCGGGATTATCTGTCGCGAACGGGAGCGAACCGGGTTGATGCGATCGTGTGCCTGGAGGCGGCGTCGGGTAGAGATGTGGCCGAGGCGTTTCGGCGGGCGGGTGTGAAGGACCGGTTGCTGGTGGGGATGGACACGGACCAGACGGTGTTGCAGGGGGTGAAGGATGGAACGATCGATTCGACCATCTCGCAGAAGCCCTTTACGATGGCACTGGTGGGGCTGAAGGCACTGGACGACATCCATCACTATCCCTTGAAGCCGCTGGTGCAGGACTATTCGCTGGATTCGTTTGCGCCGGTTCCTACCTTTATCGATACGGGCGTTTCGTTGATCGATAAAAACAACGTGGATAGGATGCTGAATATCGGTGAAGATAAGACGCCGTAG
- a CDS encoding substrate-binding domain-containing protein, with product MNTLRKRYLFALLAVVLPLIAGCTRHSKSEQYYLIATNTALPYWKVAASGFEAAGAEYGVSVDTRGPAGLNAQAEVDEFKAMVARKPAGILVQVVNSQLMQPEIDAAIAAGIPVITIDSDSPESKRLYFIGTNNFEAGKLGGRRAAAQLNGKGNVVFFTNPGQPNLDERLKGYQDILEDYHGIKIVEVFDIKTDAGTAMDKAGEYLERKGPAKIDAFICLDSRSGANVAEAFKRRNVTDRLLIAMDVDSDTLKLVGDGTIDSTISQKPYAMAFLGLKALDDIHHYPVKPLDQDFGLDPYSPFPTFVNTGVALVDKTNLDAVMKKQRSVNQ from the coding sequence ATGAATACTTTGAGGAAGCGGTATCTTTTTGCGCTTTTAGCGGTGGTGCTCCCACTGATTGCGGGGTGCACCCGTCACAGCAAGAGCGAGCAGTACTATCTGATCGCCACAAATACGGCGCTGCCCTATTGGAAGGTGGCTGCGAGCGGATTTGAGGCGGCGGGTGCGGAGTATGGGGTGTCTGTGGACACGCGCGGACCGGCGGGGTTGAACGCGCAGGCAGAGGTGGATGAGTTCAAGGCGATGGTGGCGAGGAAGCCTGCAGGGATTCTGGTCCAGGTTGTGAACTCCCAGCTGATGCAGCCGGAGATCGATGCGGCGATTGCGGCGGGCATTCCGGTGATTACGATCGACTCGGATTCGCCGGAGAGCAAGCGGTTGTACTTTATCGGGACAAACAACTTCGAGGCGGGTAAGCTGGGCGGGAGGCGCGCGGCGGCGCAACTGAACGGGAAAGGAAATGTTGTGTTCTTCACGAATCCGGGGCAGCCGAACCTGGATGAGCGGTTGAAGGGCTATCAGGACATCTTAGAGGATTATCACGGGATCAAGATCGTAGAGGTGTTCGATATCAAGACGGATGCGGGGACGGCGATGGATAAGGCGGGTGAGTACCTTGAGCGGAAGGGGCCGGCGAAGATCGACGCGTTCATCTGCCTGGACTCCCGGTCGGGTGCGAACGTAGCGGAGGCCTTCAAACGGAGAAATGTCACCGACCGCTTGTTGATAGCGATGGATGTGGACTCTGACACACTGAAGCTGGTGGGTGATGGAACGATCGATTCGACGATCTCTCAAAAGCCGTACGCGATGGCGTTTCTGGGATTGAAGGCGCTGGACGATATTCATCACTATCCTGTGAAGCCGCTGGACCAGGACTTCGGGCTGGATCCTTATTCTCCGTTCCCGACCTTCGTCAATACGGGAGTTGCGCTGGTGGATAAGACGAATCTGGACGCTGTGATGAAGAAGCAGAGATCGGTAAATCAGTAG